In Heterodontus francisci isolate sHetFra1 chromosome 19, sHetFra1.hap1, whole genome shotgun sequence, the sequence ctgagcaccctgggagctttttgaatttgaactctcaaacaaagggatttgaactgagacaaagccttGTGCTCATGAAGTAAAGACCTTCCAcggggactgagaacatctcttctCCTGCGTGCCTatcttcatctcttcccacagaactgaatcttgtgaaaacatgtgaaactcaaagagagaaaggtttgccatgtgaacaaagttttatgaagattactgggctccaacgaaacgcaagactatAACTTcattcaaggactacagcgagctcaagaaacagtaacaagatattgcctcaaactgttctacttaccttttcttttctattcctatctgaatggttatatcgcgtgtgcatgctagcgtaagCGCTTCGTATAGCCATAGAAGTGAACTATATTAGAGTTTTagatttaaggttttaataaatttcctctttctgctttaaaccaaagaaagcctgtttgtgctcagttatttgcctgataattggaaactgtgaacaaggaatcaaagggggagctcaaaacactgtgtttaaaattaaaccctgttacaataagaccaggtgaagacagcaagagaccccgagacacattgatcacctggttgtaacagtatatgttgcctctccccattctttctgccaaaatgcatcacctcacatttgtcaggattaaattccatctctgcccattctactagcctatctatgtcctattgcaggcggttcatatcatcctcactgtttaccacacctccaagtttagtgtcttcagcaaattttgagattctactctgtattccaagatccaagttatttttatatcaaaaaagcagtggtcccagcactgacccatggggaacaccactgtctaccatcctccagtctgaaaagcaactttgtttctccctgtttatcacatctaatacttcacactcatccttaactacagtgtctgcattgtcccccctcttttctgaagacagatgcaaagtattcattaagaaccatacaccACCTCTTCagtctccacacataggttaccattttatttagtttatttatttagagatacagcactgaaacaggcccttcggcccaccgagtctgtgccgaccaacaaccacccatttatactaatcctacattaatcccatattctctaccacatccccaccattctcctaccacctacctacactaggggcaatttacaatgaccaatttacctatcaacctgcaagtctttggaggtgggaggaaaccggagcacccggcggaaacccacgcagacacggagaacttgcaaactccgcacaggcagtacccagaactgaacccgggtcgctggagctgtgaggttgcggtgctaaccactgcgcctctgtgctgCCCATGATTTTAGGATCTTCTATGGTTTTTTATGAGCgccactctttccttagttatactCTTACTCTTAatctattgataaaacatctttaaattctccttgattttacttgccaatattctttaatgccctctctttgctttcctaatttactttttgatttcactcctccactttctatactcctcttggatttctgtagtattgagttctcagtgtctgacatgagctttccttttctgccttagcaTACCTTGTAAGCTCGTTGACATCCAAGTGGCTCTAGATTTGACCGTCCtgtcttttttctttgtgggaacatgtttactctaaaccccctgaatctcccctttcaatgcctcccacagctctgacactgatttcAAGTGGCTGTTTCCAGTGCACTTTTACTAAATCatttctcagcttagtaaaattggccttaccccaatttagaactttaacttctgttctatctctgtccctatCCATAATTatcttaaaactaactgaattatgatcactaccaccaaaatgccctcccactgccactccttccacctgcccagcttcattacctaaaaccaagtccagaacggctccttctcttgttggacttgctacatactgggcaacaaATTCTCCTgtatgcaccttaagaattctgttccaTCCATTCCTTTTGCACTAAAACtaacccagttaatactggggtagttaaaatcccctactattactgacctattgtttttgcacttctcagagatttacctaTATATTTGCTCTTCTAGCTTCCTCTGACTGGGGGTCTTCTGTATTACTTACTGTTCCTCCTAACTTAGTTCCAGTTTTCTTCATTTCTTAAATGGAAAGGGAGAGAATAAAATTAAGCTTCTGGTTAATTATCTTTATCCTAAAATCAGGAGGAGAGACGACACCGAACGGCATACGACAATGCAGAGGAGCTGGAGCGTGAGACGTTTGCTCTTTTTTCGGCAGCAGTGAGAGAAAGCCACGAGAAAGAGCGGACCAGAGCTGAGAGAACAAAAAACTGGTCTGTGATGGGGTCCATTTTGGGAGCTATGATTGGAGTCCTGGGGTCAACCTACATCAACAGAGTTCGACTGCAGGAGCTGAAGGCATTACTTCTTGAGGCACAAAAAGGACCAGTTAACTTGCAGGAAGCCCTTAAAGAGCAGGCCTCCATACACCGAATGCAAAACAAGGAACTCAATACACTTGTAACAAACCTGAAGGAACTGGTGCATGAGGAAGGTGCAGTGCAACAAGCAGGTAAGGAGGCCAACACTAAACTTAAAAACACAGAATCTGGTTTGAAACAGGATCCTGTCATGGATGCTTTGATGGAACAAGCAAGCTCCTCAAAACAGACCAGTGCAGCAATAGAAGGGCTAGAACAAAAATTAAATGGTCTGCAACAAACACTTGGGAAGTTGGCTTCTGACATTAAGACTGTAAAAGTCACCACACAGGCTAAGCCATCACAAATGATTTCTTCAGGATTGAAGCAGGATTGGCAGATTCTTGCAACAGAGAATGTGATCGTTGGATTAGCGGAGACTGAGAAGAGACTGGAATCTCATATCAGAGCAAATTCTGTGTATAACACAGTGTTAACATATGCTGCATTTGCCCTTACGCTGCCGATATTGTATGTGCTTTTCAAAGGGAATTGAAAGAATCTGCACTGTATGGATGTAGGTTTTGTGCTGTTTGTGAAAACTAGGTTCTATTTTCCAGTAACTGGGACACTTCGTTTTCTTGGCAATTGACGTGCATATCTTTAGAAGTCTGTGAGAGGCATTGTATTGATCTGTGTTCTTCTCGTTCACAAAGTAAAGAACCTGCATTTAAATAGCATCTCATGCccttaggacattccaaagcacttcaccacTAATAGATTACTttggaaatgcagtcactgttgttatgcagaTCATTCAATATTGTTAACAACCTGAGCACTGGAGGTAAGGAGCTGAAAACCGAAGAATAAAATGATCAGAACTTGTAGAATGCATTTATCCTAATTCCCGAACCTTGCTTAAACACATGGATCACCACAGTAAAATCCTTTTCAAGGTCCTTCAGCAAACCTAACATCCATGTGTCAATGCTTTACTAGAGTCATATAAATTCTTGTGTGCTGCTGTACCTTGGCAGCATATCCTATATATACTGGAGCAGTAGTTTCCTTAGAATGTTCTACCCTTACATCAGGTTTTACTTTTGTGCTCCAGGTGATTCACTTCAGGCTTTTATAAAGTGGTCATAACTTGATTCTCCTGCCAGTTCTGTGGTACAGAAAGCACTAAGCAGGCTGGTAATGTAACGCCACTTGGTACAAGGGGGCAGAGGGCAATTTAATCATCATCTCATTCCCATTTAGCTGATTTGGTTCATAATTCAACTACATCAAAATATTGTACTGGCAATTTGGTAGGGAGCTGAGaactttaaaaaaacatttttgtcTTTTGCCTTGCACCCACCTCTGAAAAGATGAGTaatagataagaacataagaaataggagcaggagtagcccatacgGCCCCTTGGTTCTGTTCCCCAATTAAATATGATCATGGcgaatcttctgcctcaactccactttcccgcctgctcctcatattccttgattccctgagagatcaaaaatctgtcactCAGCCTCAAATATACTCATTGCTGGAGCATTAACAATCCTCTGGGGtcaagaattccaaaggttcacaaccctttgagtgaagaagttcctcctcatccaagtcctaaatgatcaacccccttatcctgagactgtgcccctgtgttccagattccccagccaggagatcaacctctgtgtctaccctgtcaagcaccttcagaatcttgtatgttctcattcttctaaactccagagagtataaacccactttactcagcctctcatcctaggacaaccctctcataccAGGAAGCAATCTATTGAGCCTTGGCTATatcatctccaatgcaagtatatccttccttaaatatggagaccaaaactacacacactattccaggtgtggtctcaccaaagccctatacaattgtagcaagatttccttgttcttgtactccaatcgccttgcaataaaggccatcatgccatttgccttccgaattgctagcTGTatttgcatgctaactttgtgttccttgtatgagctcatcctagtccctctgaacatcaacagttAGAATTCTCCCACCTTTTTTAAagaaaattctgcttttctgttcttactaccaacgtgaataacctcacacttccccacattatgttCCATGTGCCACCTCGTTGTCCATTCACCTtaattgtctatatctctttgcgtcatcctcatagcttacattcccaccttgctttgtatcatcagcaaacatagatacattactctcagtttctaagtcattaatatagattagattagatatacagcactgaaacaggcctttcggcccaccaagtctgtgccgatcatcaactacccatttatactaatcctacactaattccatattcctaccacattcccacctgtctatatttccctaccacctaccaatactaggggcaattgctaatggccaatttacctatcaacctgcaagtctttggcttgtgggaggaaacccacgcagacacggggagaatttgcaaactccacacaggcagtacccagaatttaacctgggtcactggagctgtgaggctgcggtgctagccactgtgccgccacatagattgtaaataactgaggccccaacactaatccttgtggcactccactagtcacagcttgccaacttgaaaattccccattCATGCCTACAATGGTTCCTGTCCATTACCCAGCCTTTATCCATGCTacgatattacccccaactccatgcacccttatcttgtgtattagctTTTGTGTTGCAccctattgaatgccttttggaaatacaagtatactacatctacatgttcccctttatctaccctactagttatatcctcagaaAACTCTAATAACTCATTTTTTCTTTCCTTTCTTGAATCGTGCTGATACATTTGCCAACTTCAAATCTGCTGGGACTGGTCCAGAATTTCaataatcataaccagtgcatccactatttctgcagctacctttagaaccctaagatgtaggccatgaggtcctagggatttgtcagcttttagtccctttaaACTAAATTCTCCAatacttttctctgctgatattaattaccttaagttcctcactcttactaGCCCCGTGGTTGCCCTGTATTTCTGGTATCTCCTCCTGGGTTCCTCTCATGCCTATCTGTACCTGGGGGAATGTGTGTGAATAATCCAAGTCAATTCCcatccgattttttttttttataaactccTTTGAATATGCCTATAGCCAAGATCTCTACCTGTTTAATTTTTGGTTTAAATGGCATCCCAATTTGTTTCAGCAGATGCCATGTGCGCACTATTCCTGCTGAACCAGCCAGCACTGTGCTTTCTTGGTTGATTCATCATCTCCTTCATTGAGATGAGACAATATGTACCAGGCCACAGCTTGTTGTATTTTTAAGTCTTGCTCATTCTGCCAGGATCTACGATTGCTGACCCAGTATTTGTGAAATGGCAGACCATAAAGAAAATAGGATGTAGTTCCCTTGCAAAAATGTGTGTTATCACAGTCCTTTCATTCACAAGCAATACTATTTTCTTCCCTAAAAAGGTCCTTGTTTTCACCCCCACCCATCCTTTAGTTACAATGCCTATGACAATAGACAGACAACCTGCATCCAGCCTGTATCAATGCTGTCCACTTGTAACCAGCCATATGTAGAAGTGACTGACATCTGCTTGGGATATTGTGCATCACCACTTGGCTTTGAACATCCAACATAATGTTCTATCCACTTCCGCCCAGTTGAAAATTGTTTGGTGTTGATCACATCAGTGAACTTGTGAG encodes:
- the ccdc51 gene encoding mitochondrial potassium channel, which codes for MKRHLVSVMCSRAYCFQIARSNSLRVQLYCSQPTQKTVTKALSETKDAAQLKWVELSKDLSKKTGEHIRATTNALWEKYEEFVGLKEVQVAQLNVTEAEKAFMVARGVVRQSQETLESQQLKLKEVRDRLDRVSREDSHYLELATQEHKLLQEERRHRTAYDNAEELERETFALFSAAVRESHEKERTRAERTKNWSVMGSILGAMIGVLGSTYINRVRLQELKALLLEAQKGPVNLQEALKEQASIHRMQNKELNTLVTNLKELVHEEGAVQQAGKEANTKLKNTESGLKQDPVMDALMEQASSSKQTSAAIEGLEQKLNGLQQTLGKLASDIKTVKVTTQAKPSQMISSGLKQDWQILATENVIVGLAETEKRLESHIRANSVYNTVLTYAAFALTLPILYVLFKGN